In Micromonospora sp. NBC_01813, the following are encoded in one genomic region:
- a CDS encoding cobyrinate a,c-diamide synthase, protein MVAVPRVVIAAAGSGHGKTTVATGLLAAYAARGVRVAGFKVGPDYIDPGYHTLAAGRPGRNLDPVLVGEDLIGPLFAHGAAGAQLAVVEGVMGLYDGRVGAGDFGSTAHVAALLAAPVLLVVDASGQSRSVAALVHGFRSFGQVRIAGVILNRVGSDRHEQVLRDACEEVGAPVLGVLRRHPSVDTPSRHLGLVPAVERAAAATASVGSLAELVAASVDLAAVAAVAASAPELTAHPWSAPAATADAQRSDAVAGLPSDVSAGRPVVAVAGGPAFSFGYPETIELLTAAGADVHQVDPVRDERLPAGTAGLVVGGGFPEVYAAELAANVGLREQVAALAATGAPVIAECAGLLWLCRTLDGAPMCGVLPADAQMTPRLTLGYRDAVALTDSAVTPEGARLTGHEFHRTEVAPRAGAAPAWGWRGAAPEGFVAGGVHASYLHLHWAARPEIATGLVSAARRLVGRTGGGHSGSG, encoded by the coding sequence GTGGTAGCGGTACCCCGGGTGGTGATCGCGGCCGCCGGGTCCGGCCACGGCAAGACCACCGTCGCGACCGGGCTGCTCGCCGCGTACGCCGCCCGTGGGGTGCGGGTCGCCGGCTTCAAGGTCGGCCCGGACTACATCGACCCCGGCTACCACACACTCGCCGCCGGCCGACCCGGCCGCAACCTGGATCCGGTGCTGGTCGGCGAGGACCTGATCGGCCCGCTGTTCGCCCACGGGGCGGCCGGCGCGCAGCTCGCCGTCGTCGAGGGCGTGATGGGTCTCTACGACGGCCGGGTCGGTGCCGGTGACTTCGGCTCCACCGCGCACGTCGCCGCCCTACTGGCCGCGCCGGTGCTACTGGTCGTCGACGCCTCCGGGCAGAGCCGGTCGGTCGCCGCTCTGGTACACGGCTTCCGGTCGTTCGGGCAGGTCCGGATCGCCGGGGTGATCCTCAACCGGGTCGGCTCGGATCGGCACGAGCAGGTGTTGCGTGACGCATGCGAAGAGGTCGGTGCCCCGGTGCTCGGCGTCCTGCGGCGACATCCGTCGGTCGACACCCCGTCGCGGCACCTTGGGCTGGTTCCGGCGGTGGAGCGGGCGGCGGCGGCGACCGCGTCGGTGGGCTCGCTGGCGGAGCTCGTCGCCGCGTCGGTCGACCTGGCCGCGGTGGCTGCGGTGGCGGCCAGCGCCCCGGAACTCACCGCGCACCCCTGGTCGGCGCCGGCGGCGACCGCCGATGCGCAACGGTCCGATGCGGTCGCCGGACTGCCGTCCGACGTGAGCGCCGGCCGGCCGGTGGTGGCGGTGGCCGGCGGTCCGGCGTTCAGCTTCGGCTACCCGGAGACCATCGAGCTGCTCACCGCAGCCGGAGCCGACGTCCACCAGGTCGATCCGGTGCGCGACGAGCGGCTGCCCGCCGGCACCGCCGGGTTGGTCGTCGGCGGCGGCTTCCCCGAGGTGTACGCCGCCGAGCTGGCCGCCAACGTCGGGCTGCGAGAGCAGGTCGCGGCACTGGCCGCCACTGGTGCCCCGGTGATCGCCGAGTGCGCCGGTCTGTTGTGGCTGTGCCGGACCCTCGACGGGGCGCCGATGTGCGGGGTGCTGCCGGCTGACGCGCAGATGACGCCCCGGCTGACGCTCGGCTACCGGGACGCGGTGGCGTTGACCGACAGCGCGGTGACGCCGGAAGGGGCCCGGCTGACCGGCCACGAGTTCCACCGTACCGAGGTGGCCCCGCGCGCCGGTGCGGCACCGGCCTGGGGCTGGCGTGGTGCGGCCCCGGAGGGTTTCGTCGCCGGTGGGGTGCACGCATCGTATCTGCATTTGCACTGGGCGGCGCGGCCAGAGATCGCCACCGGGCTGGTGTCGGCCGCCCGTCGGTTGGTCGGCCGCACGGGCGGAGGCCACTCCGGGAGCGGCTGA
- a CDS encoding DUF2306 domain-containing protein encodes MSEYVQVPSPSGKSAVWSPAANWLIPVALLLLSAVPVVAGSLRLAEMVGGLPVLPDGDRVRSAPVALVAHIVSVTVFSVLGAFQFAPRLRRRRRGWHRIAGRLVVLCGLLTALTGLWLTLFLPRGAADGDVLVAIRVVVSVAMAACVCLGFVAVRRRDVAAHRSWMIRGYAIGMGAGTQFFTQMAWLAAVGPVTTVGKTSTLTAGWLINIVVAEWIIRHRATGSGRQRGAGRVSRSAPPRPAG; translated from the coding sequence ATGTCGGAGTACGTACAGGTCCCGTCCCCGAGCGGCAAGTCCGCTGTCTGGTCCCCCGCAGCAAACTGGCTGATCCCCGTCGCACTGCTGCTGCTCAGCGCCGTGCCGGTGGTAGCCGGCAGCCTCAGACTGGCCGAGATGGTCGGGGGCCTGCCGGTGCTACCGGACGGCGACCGGGTGCGGTCGGCCCCGGTCGCGCTCGTGGCGCACATCGTCAGCGTCACCGTCTTCAGTGTCCTCGGCGCGTTCCAGTTCGCCCCCCGCCTACGCCGACGCCGCCGGGGCTGGCACCGGATCGCCGGTCGCCTGGTGGTGCTCTGCGGGCTGCTCACCGCGCTCACCGGCTTGTGGCTGACCCTGTTCCTGCCGCGCGGGGCAGCCGACGGTGACGTGTTGGTCGCCATCCGGGTGGTGGTGAGCGTGGCGATGGCGGCGTGTGTCTGCCTCGGCTTCGTCGCCGTACGGCGACGCGATGTCGCCGCGCACCGGTCGTGGATGATCCGTGGCTACGCGATCGGGATGGGGGCGGGCACGCAGTTCTTCACCCAGATGGCCTGGCTCGCCGCGGTCGGCCCCGTCACCACGGTGGGAAAGACCAGCACCTTGACGGCCGGCTGGCTGATCAACATCGTGGTGGCGGAGTGGATCATCCGGCACCGCGCCACCGGCTCGGGCCGGCAGCGCGGTGCCGGTCGGGTCAGCCGATCCGCTCCACCACGACCCGCCGGATGA
- a CDS encoding DUF2277 domain-containing protein, with protein MCRSIKTLREPYATDVTDADIEAAALQYVRKISGFRAPAAHNAEAFDAAVAAVAAASRELLESLVVRAPAARSSD; from the coding sequence ATGTGCCGAAGCATCAAGACGCTCCGTGAGCCGTACGCCACCGATGTGACCGACGCCGACATCGAGGCCGCCGCCCTGCAGTACGTCCGCAAGATCTCCGGGTTCCGGGCACCGGCGGCGCACAACGCGGAGGCGTTCGACGCTGCGGTGGCCGCCGTCGCCGCCGCCAGCCGCGAACTGCTGGAGAGCCTGGTGGTCCGTGCTCCGGCGGCCCGTTCCAGCGACTGA
- the cobO gene encoding cob(I)yrinic acid a,c-diamide adenosyltransferase yields the protein MPQGKPEYVPDDGLTTRARRRQPVLAVHTGAGKGKSTAAFGMALRAWSAGWPIVVYQFVKSPKWKVGEETALRTLGESAKGAPVTWHKMGEGWSWIQRPGTERDHAAEAAEGWAQIRRDLAAQAYRFYVLDEFTYPIKWGWIDVAEVVSVLRDRPGSQHVVITGRDAASELVELADLVTEMTKVKHPMDAGRKGQQGIEW from the coding sequence ATGCCGCAGGGCAAGCCGGAGTACGTGCCCGACGACGGGCTGACCACCCGGGCGCGGCGTCGCCAGCCGGTGCTCGCCGTACACACCGGGGCGGGCAAGGGTAAGTCGACGGCCGCCTTCGGGATGGCGCTGCGTGCCTGGTCGGCCGGCTGGCCGATCGTCGTCTACCAGTTCGTCAAGTCCCCGAAGTGGAAGGTGGGCGAGGAGACCGCGCTGCGCACCCTCGGCGAATCCGCCAAGGGGGCGCCGGTGACCTGGCACAAGATGGGGGAGGGCTGGTCCTGGATCCAGCGTCCGGGCACCGAACGCGACCACGCCGCCGAGGCCGCCGAGGGCTGGGCGCAGATCCGCCGTGACCTCGCGGCGCAGGCGTACCGGTTCTACGTGTTGGACGAGTTCACCTACCCGATCAAGTGGGGCTGGATCGATGTCGCCGAGGTGGTGTCGGTGCTGCGCGACCGGCCCGGCAGCCAGCACGTGGTGATCACCGGCCGGGACGCCGCCAGCGAGTTGGTCGAGCTGGCGGATCTGGTGACCGAGATGACGAAGGTCAAGCATCCGATGGACGCCGGACGCAAGGGCCAGCAGGGCATCGAGTGGTAG